From Cyanobium sp. ATX 6F1, a single genomic window includes:
- a CDS encoding FitA-like ribbon-helix-helix domain-containing protein: MASLQIRDLPEPLHQLLQRRARQHNRSLSQQALTDLEEACGGDALQRRLEALERISRRWSERPSIEWPRSPEALIREDRER; encoded by the coding sequence ATGGCCTCCCTGCAGATTCGCGATCTTCCCGAGCCCTTGCATCAGCTCCTGCAGCGTCGGGCCCGGCAGCACAATCGCAGCCTGAGCCAGCAGGCTCTCACGGATCTTGAGGAGGCCTGCGGTGGGGATGCGCTGCAACGACGGCTGGAGGCCTTGGAGCGCATCTCCCGTCGCTGGAGTGAGCGGCCCTCGATTGAGTGGCCCCGTTCGCCGGAAGCCTTGATTCGTGAGGACCGCGAGCGCTGA